The Anabrus simplex isolate iqAnaSimp1 chromosome 5, ASM4041472v1, whole genome shotgun sequence sequence gggCGGACAAAGAAATGCACCAGAGCATAAGTTAAGAAAcgaatattttgaaatgttatttcttccattttttgagttttaaatttgatagatagaaaatctgaataaccaacaaatataataatgagctcgtcagctcccacaacaacagcGGGCTGTAAgtacaaaaatcaggtacaacaACTAGAGAGATTTATCAAACACGATAATAtacaagggatgagcattatagctctgaacaggtgcACTCACTTAGGTACAAGTTTCTAACAAGGTTATGCctgacaaacttcaaataatgtatttacaatCACTTTTGCTCCatagtttgttacacactggtctatgaACAATTATAATTTAAACAGGGCAAGGCGTGCCCATtccaaatggccttaatgtaaaacgAAAGGatttaacatgatcggccatgaacaaaaggctaggaggcgctACACCTACACTCCTTTATGAAAAGCTTTtgaaaaccctaagtgggcttatggctctAGGTTGCAGAGAATAAACCTATTCTACAGAGCGTTGAATAAtagaaaaatattaaatgttaaaaatgtgtttagaatttagaATTTTAGAAAAATTTTATcactccataccaagttgaatgagaatcaacagagggtaatcacactttaTTCCCTTACTTTACATGTTTCACAGCCGGGAATTGattagacttgccgaaaatctacatttaaaccatgaaatgaaAACTTTACATGATTAAAAGAAGTTTGACACCtgcccctcaagctatctgcctggagctatcacataccATTaatttctgtcattaccttgtTTTGCTGAGGGTTCCTACCGCCGACCTGcggcccctgcctccgaataacacgcGGGACTAACTAAACCAGAGCGATGAAAATGACAATACGGCTTTAAAGCAcgcagcttttatagcatttcgaagagaagtttccagaactctttacagataggcttgatgcatgtacacacccccaattctaattggctagagaaaatattcacaaaattccaGATTGGTTGGTAACTAAGGAAGAAAGAAACAGTAGGAGCTTTGACAACTTTTACATAAGAACAAAACAACCttcaaaaacttaaggtttgccacctgtCACAATATAAATTTCCTAATAAATTCGTTAGAGTTCGGCCCTCTATGGGGAGCAAAAAACCGACGATAGAGACATCTAGCGATTAAAAATCCAAGTACCTTCTATAACATTAGTTCAAggtcaattacatagatggccttatagaaggcgtgcagtttaacaggacggagaaggtgtacaataaaaataacaataataatcgtatggcctcatttATCTGgcgaaaatattttaatttaaccccgtctggctgtctgcttgtctaTTTCAGcgttttgttttactctaggcctactagatggcggagtaaaccaaatctctcttgggcgcccATGGCTGAGTTTTTAGTGAActgtgtcgggtaaacaccaaatgtgtcaccagagatcttttacttgccgacattgtacaacatggagtgtcgaatggacattttatatgcccttcaaaaatccgaccacctctacTAGGTTTAAATCccctaccttgggatccggaggccgacactctaccactgatccatagaggctgCTACGAACATAAGAATACAAACAATATTTTGCACGATAATTTACTTAGTTATTTCGTGCCTTAAACGGGAGTAATAAACATTTTACTTAAGATGTAATTCAGCATAAATTTCTGTCATTAACAAAATATATGTTTTTACGGACTCTATTATAATTTGTTTCCTTGACTAATGTATTTCTATGAGAACTTCAAAGGGAAAACTACAAGGTATCTGAACATCTGAATTTGTACTTCTCAGTTACAGGAGATATAGCAGGTTATTGTAACAGCATTATCCTGAATGAATGAGACTGAATAAATTAAGAATACCTTGATTATTACTAGTTAGTTATCACATTTATTCCAGTAGGAAGCACCATTACATAGTAGGTACTTTATAGGATTCAGTTATAAATGTAATGATTGAAATTGTTACTTTACTTGAAAATGATGTGTAGGCGCTGTTTTCAAAGAGGACTGAGGGCTTTAAAGCGCCAATGTATCCGAAAGCAGAAATAATATTGTTTTATACTGAAACTGTACACAGCACGACACAATAGATTAGGAATTTACGTTTAACGTTTACAACATAAAGGATTACAGCATCAATATTATCAAACTCAATTATGCATTATAATCAGGAAGGAAGTAGTCGCTAACCACTTGCTTTCTTTCTACAGCTCTGTGCCTGGTGGTGATAGCGGCGACTCTCTCCCACGCTGACCTCGACGTGCGCTGTCCATCTAGGAATGAGCCCGATGTAGTGGTTCTGTTTCCTGATCCAGAAGATTGCTCTCGCTACTTGTCATGCGACGAAGGCCAACTGGTTTCTTTGAAATGTCCCGAAGGGCTGCATTTCAGCAATGTCCAGAAAGCATGCGACTACCCCTACCTTGCAGGATGTGCCGAGGTTGAGCAGAAAGGTGATTCCCGCTGTCCAATAACAAACGAGGGTAATATTACCTTCATCCCACACCCCACGAACTGTAGCCTCTATCTGGAGTGTGACAATGGCAACATCGCCATTATGGAGTGCCCTTTAGGGCTACAGTTCAACCCAGAGCTTAACGTCTGTGACTTCCCGTCGACAGCGGGATGTATTTCGGAAGGTAAGATATCCATCGCCGTATCTGAGAGCAGAGCTGATCCTCGCTGTCCAGCTGAGAATGAAGGAAATGTCACCCTCCTTCCTCACCCCACAAACTGTAGCCTTTACTTGGAGTGTGTTAACGGCAACATCACCGTCATGCAGTGCCCTCCAGGGTTAGAGTTCAATCCCAATCTTCTGGTCTGCGACTTCGACTGGGAGTCTGGATGCAAGTCAGAAGATTATCTAGCTGTTGCCGTATCTGAGAGCAGGGCCGATCCTCGGTGTCCAGCTGAGAATGAAGGAAATGTAACTCTCCTTCCTCACCCCACAAACTGTAGCCTTTACTTGGAGTGTGTTAACGGCAACATCACCGTCATGCAGTGCCCTCCAGGGTTGGAGTTTAATCCCAATCTTCTGGTCTGCGACTTC is a genomic window containing:
- the LOC136874161 gene encoding chondroitin proteoglycan 2, with translation MIHPALCLVVIAATLSHADLDVRCPSRNEPDVVVLFPDPEDCSRYLSCDEGQLVSLKCPEGLHFSNVQKACDYPYLAGCAEVEQKGDSRCPITNEGNITFIPHPTNCSLYLECDNGNIAIMECPLGLQFNPELNVCDFPSTAGCISEGKISIAVSESRADPRCPAENEGNVTLLPHPTNCSLYLECVNGNITVMQCPPGLEFNPNLLVCDFDWESGCKSEDYLAVAVSESRADPRCPAENEGNVTLLPHPTNCSLYLECVNGNITVMQCPPGLEFNPNLLVCDFDWESGCKSEDYLAVAVSESRADPRCPAENEGNVTLLPHPTNCSLYLECVNGNITVMQCPPGLEFNPNLLVCDFDWESGCKSEDFLTVAVSESRADPRCPAENEGNVTLLPHPTNCSLYLECVNGNITVMQCPPGLEFNPNLLVCDFDWESGCKSEDYLAVAVSESRADPRCPTENEGNVTLLPHPTNCSLYLECVNGNITIM